From one Sesamum indicum cultivar Zhongzhi No. 13 linkage group LG13, S_indicum_v1.0, whole genome shotgun sequence genomic stretch:
- the LOC105176374 gene encoding probable mannitol dehydrogenase yields MAKSPEQEHPVNSFGWAAKDPSGLLSPFRFSRRATGDEDVQFKVLFCGICHSDLHSIKNEWGFSQYPLVPGHEIVGVVTEVGSKVRNFKVGDRVGVGCMVGSCRSCENCANDLENYCPNIMLTYNSIYYDGTTTYGGYSDIMVANEHFVVHIPDNLPLDAAAPLLCAGITTYSPLKYFGFDKPGMHVGVVGLGGLGHVAVKFAKAFGVKVTVISTSPDKKEEALTQFGADSFLISKDPDQMQAAMGTMDGILDTVSAVHPLVPLIGLLKTNGKLIMLGAPDRPLELPVFPLLAGRKIIAGSGIGGMKETQEMIDFAAKHNITADIEVISADYLNTAMERLAKADVKYRFVIDIGNTLRAS; encoded by the exons ATGGCAAAATCTCCAGAGCAAGAGCATCCAGTAAACTCCTTTGGATGGGCTGCAAAAGACCCATCTGGGCTGCTCTCCCCTTTCCGTTTCTCCAGAAG GGCTACTGGTGATGAGGATGTGCAGTTCAAAGTGTTGTTTTGTGGGATCTGCCACTCTGATCTTCACAGTATCAAGAATGAATGGGGCTTCTCTCAGTATCCTCTTGTTCCAGG GCATGAGATTGTTGGAGTGGTGACAGAGGTAGGGAGCAAGGTTCGGAATTTCAAAGTAGGGGATCGAGTAGGTGTAGGATGCATGGTCGGTTCATGCCGTTCGTGCGAAAACTGTGCAAATGATCTAGAGAACTATTGTCCCAATATAATGCTCACTTACAACTCAATTTACTATGATGGGACAACCACATACGGTGGTTATTCCGATATAATGGTTGCTAATGAGCATTTCGTTGTACATATCCCTGACAACTTGCCTTTGGATGCTGCTGCTCCTCTTCTATGTGCAGGAATCACAACCTACAGcccattaaaatattttggattcGACAAACCTGGCATGCATGTTGGTGTTGTAGGTTTAGGCGGGCTAGGTCATGTTGCAGTGAAATTTGCAAAGGCTTTCGGGGTTAAGGTCACCGTTATTAGCACATCTCCGGACAAGAAAGAGGAAGCGCTTACACAATTTGGTGCCGATTCATTTTTGATAAGCAAAGATCCAGATCAGATGCAG GCTGCTATGGGAACGATGGATGGTATTCTTGACACTGTGTCAGCTGTTCACCCCCTGGTGCCACTGATCGGCCTTCTGAAGACTAATGGAAAGCTTATCATGCTCGGTGCACCAGATCGGCCGCTTGAGCTGCCTGTTTTTCCACTCCTTGCAG GAAGAAAGATTATAGCTGGGAGTGGGATCGGTGGGATGAAAGAGACACAGGAAATGATTGATTTTGCAGCCAAGCACAATATTACAGCAGACATCGAAGTTATTTCAGCTGATTATCTCAATACGGCTATGGAGCGTCTAGCCAAAGCTGATGTCAAGTACCGGTTCGTTATCGACATTGGCAACACACTGAGGGCTTCATGA
- the LOC105176375 gene encoding elongator complex protein 4 encodes MAANKPRTTSFSRNFSAASSTAPHAPGLKHGPNGTMFLSSGILDLDKILGGGFALGSLVMVMEDPEAPHHMLLLRNFMSQGLVHHQPLIYASSAKDPRGFLGTLPNPMVSKDDKSRVHETEQEKGLRIAWQYKKYFGEHNSESQKDGKSEYCSNFDLRKPLERHFFSGQRIDCVSLKESADLATFQEHCSSFLSQTPRDNGNIAGGRIAIQSLCSPQCEFSNKEWEMLSFIRSLKSLVRLSNAVAVLTFAPSLVSTAFSKRLQHLADTLVSVKAIPDEDKELAKLLTGYQDMVGLLSVHKVARINTQVPAILEATTFSMKLQKRRSLILECLNQAPVDGSSGASYASSGSCSGSSKTGALDF; translated from the exons ATGGCTGCTAATAAACCTCGGACTACTAGTTTCTCGCGCAATTTTTCTGCAGCATCCAGCACAGCCCCACACGCACCTGGGCTTAAGCATGGTCCTAATGGGACAATGTTTCTTTCATCTGGCATACTAGACCTTGACA AGATTTTGGGAGGTGGGTTTGCATTGGGAAGTCTAGTGATGGTTATGGAAGATCCGGAGGCACCACATCATATGTTACTATTGAGAAATTTTATGTCTCAGGGGTTGGTTCACCACCAACCTCTTATTTATGCTAGTTCTGCAAAAGACCCGAGAGGGTTTCTTGGCACTTTGCCTAATCCGATGGTCTCCAAGGATGATAAATCTCGTGTCCATGAGACAGAGCAG GAAAAGGGGTTGAGAATTGCTTGGCAATATAAGAAGTATTTTGGGGAACATAATTCAGAGTCTCAGAAAG ATGGAAAGTCAGAGTATTGCAGCAACTTTGACTTGCGGAAGCCCCTAGAGAGGCATTTCTTTAGTGGACAGCGTATCGATTGCGTTAGCCTTAAAGAATCTGCTGACCTTGCCACATTTCAGGAGCATTGCTCGAGCTTCTTGTCTCAAACTCCTAG AGACAATGGGAACATAGCCGGTGGTCGTATTGCCATTCAGTCACTGTGTTCGCCGCAGTGTGAATTTTCCAACAAG GAGTGGGAGATGCTTTCTTTTATCAGATCTCTGAAAAGTTTGGTGAGATTGTCAAATGCGGTAGCAGTTTTAACCTTTGCGCCTTCGCTTGTTTCAACAGCCTTCTCCAAAAGGCTGCAGCATTTGGCCGACACCCTAGTTTCTGTCAAAGCAATTCCAG ATGAAGACAAGGAACTGGCTAAGCTTCTCACAGGATATCAGGATATGGTTGGCCTTCTTAGTGTGCACAAAGTGGCACGTATTAATACACAG GTCCCTGCTATTCTAGAGGCAACCACATTCTCAATGAAATTGCAGAAACGACGATCCTTGATTTTGGAATGTCTAAACCAGGCCCCTGTAGATGGTTCTAGTGGAGCTTCCTATGCTTCTTCTGGTAGTTGTTCTGGGTCCTCTAAGACAGGGGCCCTAGACTTTTAG